GGGTCGCGCACCCTTTGACGTGCGTTTCAGCGTCATGGGGGCTGGTCTGCGATGCATTCGGCTCATTTGTCGAAGCGATCACGCCGCCTGTTGCCTCGCAAACGAGTTGTTCAGACCTTCCCTAGAAGTAGAGAAACTATGAACGATATTGCGGCGGCCGCTGCGGCAATCTGGATGGGCTTCCCCAGCAGGTAGGTGAGATAGCATAGGCTAGCTGTGATGAGAATTCCAATCATTGGAATGGCTTATTGAGTTCGATTGATGGGTTTGGCGAATGGCCGTGACGATTGTTTTACGGGAGCCTAACTACCAAGGTAACCGGCGCCGGAGCCCGCCAGGGCGGAGGGCACAACCAAGGGCCGTGAAAATGCCGAAGGCATGGCCCTTGGTTGCGTCCGCGTTGACCTGACAGTTAGGCTGTGGCGCGGAGTGGAAGGTTTTTGCATTACGCCTGCCTGCAGTTTTGAGTGTTGTACTTCATGTGTCAATCCGCGCCACGGTGCTTAGGCCACTGCATTCTTACTCCCCTTGCTCTCTCTGCTTGGTAGATCCTGCCACCAAGACCACACGCAGGCAACTGTGACTAGAGCAAAGCCTGTTGATGCTTGATAGTGGTGTGGGCTGAACCAGGACGCTGACATTGCCAAGGACATCAGTGCAGCTAACGCAGCTGGGACAGCACGGATTGCCCGCCATAGGCGGCTGTGCTTTGGAAGTGAGACGGAAGCGCCAACAGCAAGAAGAATAAGCACCGAGGCGCTTATTGCTTCCATAAGCGGGATGCTGATGGAGTCACTATCTGGCAGGTAAAAGCCCGCTTTTAGATTGCTGTCGAGGACATGAAAAAGTGTGCCGTTCGCGACAAGCAATGACGCCAGCATTACCAGGAAAGTGCGCAAGCCTTGCATAGTGCGGAGTGGCCTAACTACCAAGGTAACCGGCGCCGGAGCCCGCCAGGGCGGAGGGTACAACCAAGGGCCATGAAAATGCCGAAGGCATGGCCCTTGGTTGCGTCCGCGTTGACCTGACAGTTAGGCTGGGGCGCGGAGTAGAGGGCGTAGAGTTCACGAGAAACCCTCAAAAGACTAGCTGTATGACACAGCCGGCTACGGAGACAGCAACGACTTTCACAGCATCATGGCGCACGCGATCAACAAGCCAAAAGAGTGCCAGGCAGAAGGCGCCATGGAGCGCTGTGTAACCCAATGCACCTAGAAAGCTTGCCCCTAGAAGTAGAGAAACTATGAACGATATTGCGGCGGCCGCTGCGGCAATCTGGATGGGCTTCCCCAGCAGGTAGGTGAGATAGCATAGGCTAGCTGTGATGAGAATTCCAATCATTGGAATGGCTTATTGAGTTCGATTGATGGGTTTGGCGAATGGCCGTGACGATTGTTTTACGGGAGCCTAACTACCAAGGTAACCGGCGCCGGAGCCCTTCAGGGCGGAGGGCACAAGCAAGGGCCATGAGAATGCCGAAGGCATGGCCCTTGGTTGCGTCCGCGTTGACCTGACAGTTAGGCTGGGGCGCGGAGGAGAGGGCGTGGAGCATACGGCAACCTGGATTGCCTTAACTTGCCGACTGAGTTGAGATGTATTTTGCAAGTGCTTCGCCCTTGAGTAATTGTCTTGCTGCTACTAGATGAACGGCTGCCTGAATAAGAGTAAATGTGGCATACGGCCAGTCTATTGGGCCGAGGATCAAGCTTAATGGTCCGATGAAGCCTAGGAAGTAAAATATATAGCCCAAAGCTTTTGCCGCGCCAGCTTTGCCAATCCAAACGCTCAAACTAAGCGCGCCAAGCACGGCGGACAAGAACAGCGCTCCACCAGCGTTGGTGGGAAGAAGAACGATGCGAGCGATAGGTAAGAGAATGCTTATTGCCAGCAGTGCAAATAGCTGCTTAGGGAATTGGTTATTGGGGTGTGACATGGTGTGGCCGTGGTTATGTGGGAGCCTAACTACCAAGGTAACCGGCGCCGGAGCCCGCCAGGGCGGAGGGCACAAGCAAGGGCCATGAGAATGCCGAAGGCATGGCCCTTGGTTGCGTCCGCGTTGACCTGACAGTTAGGCTGGGGCGCGGAGTGGAAGGTTTTTATAGTACAGCCGCCTGCATTTTTGGGCATTGCACTTCACGTCTCAGTCCACGTGTGTCAATCCGCGCTGGGGTGATATGCGGGAAGCGAGAGGCGGCACTGGGACTCATTTTCGGCCTTGTTGCATGCGAAGCAGCAGGTAGAACGCGAAGCCAGTAGCTACGCCGGGTGCAATGCCCAACACTATGGCGATCCATCCGTGCTTGACGCCGGATGACTTTGCTTCATAAAGAACCCAAGAGGTGAGAATGGCCCAGCAGCTAATTGCGTCCAGTGCGTAACCTGATGCATACGGATTGACAAAGCCAGCGGCGAATGCGCCAACTACATCGGGGTTTTGCATCAATGGTGGCGCGACGATCCAGATGAACGCGGCGGCAAATGCAATGCCGATACCCGCAACAATCGATTTGAAGATTTGTGGAGTCATCACGATCGTGGTTTGAAGAGGCCTAACGCTGAGTTCACCGGCGCCGGAGCCCGTAAGGGCGCAGGGCACCAACATGGGCCATCAAAATCGCGAAGCGATGGCCCATGGTGGCGTCCGCGTGCAACGCCGAGTTAGGCTGGGGAGCGGAGTGGAAGGGGATGGAATAACACATGATCTGAATTTATGGGGGTTGCACTTCACGTGTCAATCCGCGCTGGTGGCAGATGAGATATTGCATAAGTTACTCACAACGTTTCATCCCGGGTAGCTTTTTTTCTGTAATGTTTTTATTTTCTGCGCATTTGGAGGATTGGCTGATGCAACGAATTTTGTAGCCCTTGTGCATCTTTGCTTTTTTGCCTTGTACACCTTGTGTGGCTGTGATGACCCAATTCACGACTGCTTGAGCATCTGCTTGTTCTTCGAGCGTATAGCCGGTCAAGAGATATCGAACTTTGCCTTCGTACATACGGCGAGCTAAGTTTGGCGCTAACGACGCCAAGGTTGGACCTCCTGCATCAAACAATAAGAAATGCTTAAAAGTAACAAGAGGCGAAGCCCAATCACCAACATGCTTGCTCGGAGCTATTCCGACCCACGTAATTTTCCCATCAATTCTATGTTTCCTGGCTTCTGATCCGATGCCGCCAATTCCTATGACGGCCTCATACTCAAGGTCACGTACTTGACCCATACAGTCGTTGATTCCAAATACCCCATCCTCATTGGGATCGCCTGTATGAGTTCGCTTATAGGTGAGAATGCGCATGGAATTTTGGAAGCCTAACTACCAAGGTAACCGGCGCCGGAGCCCGCCAGGGCGGAGGGTACAAGCAAGGGCCATGAGAATGCCGAAGGCATGGCCCTTGGTTGCGTCCGCGTTGACCTGACAGTTAGGCTGGGGCGCGAAGTAGAGGGCGTGGAGCACACGGCAAACTGGCCGTGGTTCGATGAACAGTGATGCTGCACAGACGCTCCCTTTGATGTTTCCAGAGAGTCTGCCAGACGCGCGGTCTTGGTGGAAGACCACCGAGCGTGTTTGGCCAAAAGGCCGATGGCGAATGGCACTTTGGCGCCCCAGGATGTTGAGCTGACTGCCGCAGGACAGGCGGCCCACAAGGCCGATGGCGTGTGGCACTTGGGCGCAGCGCGGTGGTGAGCAGGCTGCCGGAGGACAGACGGCCGGACTGAGCGGCCAAAGTAAGACCCCATGCGTGCCGTGCTGCAGGTTCGGCGCGCGTTGAAACCGTTCAAAAGGGTAAGGCAGTGGACACCAAACCAGGCTTCCAGAGCCTTCCGAATACTGCTCACTCGACTTCCAGAGAGCTTCGGAAACGAAGGCCTAACTACCAAGGTAACCGGCGCCGGAGCCCTTCAGGG
The sequence above is drawn from the Aquabacterium sp. A3 genome and encodes:
- a CDS encoding DUF2834 domain-containing protein, coding for MLVPCALTGSGAGELSVRPLQTTIVMTPQIFKSIVAGIGIAFAAAFIWIVAPPLMQNPDVVGAFAAGFVNPYASGYALDAISCWAILTSWVLYEAKSSGVKHGWIAIVLGIAPGVATGFAFYLLLRMQQGRK